From Pseudomonas arsenicoxydans:
CGTCGGCGCTGGCGTCGTAGCCAAAATCATCGAGTAAGCTCTTTTTGAGTAAGCTTTGATGATTTGAAAGAGCCCCCGCTTAGCGGGGGCTTTTTTATTGGGTTGACACCTATATGGGGCGTCTATAGAATTGCGCCTCCTTTTAACGGGCGTATTGCGCTCGGTGGGAATAGCAGCCGGAGTCTGAAATCCAATGCAAAATCAGCAAATCCGTATCAGGTTGAAGGCTTTTGACCATCGCCTGATCGACCAATCCACCCAGGAAATCGTGGAAACCGCGAAACGTACTGGTGCTCAAGTGCGTGGTCCAATTCCACTGCCTACCCGTAAAGAGCGGTTCACCGTTCTGGTCTCCCCGCACGTCAACAAAGACGCGCGTGACCAGTACGAGATCCGTACTCATAAGCGCGTTCTGGACATCGTCCAGCCAACGGATAAAACCGTTGATGCTCTTATGAAGCTTGATCTTGCGGCCGGTGTGGAAGTGCAGATCAGCCTCGGCTAAGACTCGGTCTTAGTCGTGTAACGCTCTGAAATGGGCGGCCATAGCGGGTGAAAGCCCCGTACACTCATGAGGTTTACAACATGACTATTGGTGTAGTCGGTCGTAAATGCGGTATGACCCGTATTTTCACCGAAGAAGGTGTCTCCATTCCGGTCACGGTCATTGAGATCGAGCCGAATCGCGTCACCCAGTTCAAAACTGAAGAGACCGATGGCTATCGTGCAGTGCAAGTCACTGTAGGCGAGCGTCGTGCTTCGCGTGTTACAGCTGCTCAGGCTGGCCACTTCGCTAAAGCGAACGTTGCCGCTGGTCGTACCGTAATGGAATTCCGTCTTGAAGAAGGCGAGTACCAGGCCGGCGATCTGATCAACGCTGAAATCTTCGCCGCTGGTCAACTGGTTGATGTAACCGGTCAGTCCAAAGGTAAAGGCTTCCAGGGTACGATCAAGCGTTGGAACTTCCGC
This genomic window contains:
- the rpsJ gene encoding 30S ribosomal protein S10: MQNQQIRIRLKAFDHRLIDQSTQEIVETAKRTGAQVRGPIPLPTRKERFTVLVSPHVNKDARDQYEIRTHKRVLDIVQPTDKTVDALMKLDLAAGVEVQISLG
- the rplC gene encoding 50S ribosomal protein L3, whose product is MTIGVVGRKCGMTRIFTEEGVSIPVTVIEIEPNRVTQFKTEETDGYRAVQVTVGERRASRVTAAQAGHFAKANVAAGRTVMEFRLEEGEYQAGDLINAEIFAAGQLVDVTGQSKGKGFQGTIKRWNFRGQDNTHGNSVSHRVPGSIGQCQTPGRVFKGKKMSGHMGAERVTVQSLEVVRVDAERNLLLVKGAVPGATGGNLVVRPAAKARG